The Solanum lycopersicum chromosome 2, SLM_r2.1 DNA window GTGTATCTTCTCCATCTCATAAGGCTAACTGTTGCTTGCCGCCACGATAAATTCCAATGCTTTTGAGCTGATACTTGTTTGGGCTTTTGGCAATATTCGTTTTCTTTACCCCTCCACACCACCCTTTTCGTGAAATTACACATGACCTTccactttcttatttttattgttctttttgATCCATTTATAAACCGTGAGGATGTGGAGgttcttttttgtggaagtTTTGTAAAACTTGTTTTCTCTCTAGCTGAATAACCAGGACATGGCACAGCAAATCAGGTGCGTCTATGAGATTTTGGGAAACAATTTTCATTTCTTAgtgtttctcctctttctcaaTAGGCTAACTGATTTTTGCAGTCACGATGGATTTCAAAGCTGTTGAGCTATTTGGGTTTTGGCTTCACAAAGTTCAGTTTTTTCCTCATCAACCTACCCTTTCGCAAGTTCCCTTGTTTTTATTTCTCTCTGGTTTTACTGATAATGGCCATCAAACATGTTCTTTCTTGAGCTGAAAATTGTTGCTTGGCATGGCACCTAAGGTGGGGATCTGGGAGATTTTGgataaagttccatttcatggAGTTTCTTCACTATCTCATAAGGCTAACTGAGGCTTGCAACCATGAGAGACTTCTAAGCTTTTGAGCTGGTTCGTGTTTTAACTTAGCCATTCTTTTCGCCCCTCTCAGGAATCAACTTTTTCGTGATATTACTCTTGCACtcctcttttcttattcttattactCACTCTACTCCGTTTTATATACAATGAAGATGTGGAGGTTTTCATCTGTCGATGTTGAAACATGTTTTCTCTCGAGCTAATTAGCTGTTGCTAGCACGACACATAATCTGTTTCTTGCAGCCATGCTGCGTTTTAAGCTTTTGTATTGATCGTGTTTTGGCGTcggtaagattttttttttcactttaacCACCTTTTTAGTGAAAGTACACGACCTTCCACATTCCTTTTCTTATTACTCCCTCCGGTATATCTCAAAAAGCAATCAAACATGTTCTCTCTTTAGCTAGAGAACTGTTGATTGGCATGGCAACTCAGGTGGGTCTATCAGACTTAAGAGGAAATTCCATTTGATGGTGTATCTTCTCCGTCTCAAAAGGTTAACTGATGCTTGCAGCCACGACAAATTCCAATGCTTTTGAGCTGATTGTTGTTTGGGCTTTTGGCAATGTTCATTTTCTTCCCCCCTCCACACCAAACCACCCTTTTTGTCCACTTCtcttattgtttttgattctttttgCTCCATTCTATAAACCACAAGAATATGGAGGTTTTTTTTGGTGTAAGTTTTGTAAAACTTGTTTTGTCTCTAGCTGAAAAACTGGGTCTTGGCACGGCAATACGTGAGTCTATTGGTGTTTCTTCTCTGTGTGATAAGGCTAACTGATGCTCGCAGCCACGATGGATTTCAAAGCTTTTGAGCTAATTGTGTTTTGGCTTACAAAGTTCTGTTTTTTTCTCACAAACCCACCCTTTTCTGAAATTACGcataatttttcttgtttttatttctcTCTGGTTTTACTCGAAATGGCAATCAAACATGTTCTCTCCTGAGCTGAAAAACTGTTTCTTGGCATGGCACTTCAGTTTgggtctctgagattttggagAAAGTTCCATTTCATGATGTTTCTTTACTATCTCACAAGGCTAACTGATGCTTGTAGTCATGACATATTGCTAATCTTTTGACCTGATACGTGTTTTGACCTAGCCATtgcccccctccccccccccccccccccagaaCCACCCTTTTGTGATATTACCCATGCGGAGCtcttttcttgttcttattaCTCTCTCTGGTATAACTcaaaaaacaatcaaatatgTCCTCCTTTGAGCTGCTTGGCACGGCAACTCAGGTGTGTCTATCAGACGTAAGAGAAAGTGCCATTTTATGGTGTATCTTCTCCGTCTCATAAGGCTAACTGTTGCTTGCCACCACGACAAATTCCAATGCTTTTGAGCTGATACTTGTTTGGGCTATTGGTaatattcattttctttaccCCTCCACACCACCCTTTTCGTGAAATTACACATGAccttctacttttcttattcttattgtttTCTTTGCTCCATTTATAAACCATGAGGATTTGGAGGTTTTTTTTGTAGTACTTGTTTTCTCTTGAGCTGAATAATCGGGACTTGGCACAGAACATCaggtgtgtctttgagattttggAAAACAATTTTCATTTCTAAGTAATTCTCGTCTGTCTCAAAAGGCTAACTGATTTTTGCAGCCATGGAGGATTTCAAAGCTGTTGAGCTGTTTGTGTTTTGGCTTCGCAAAGTTCAGTTTTTTCCTCATCAAACCTTCCCTTTCGCaagttttcttgtttttatttttctctctggTTTTACTCAAAATGGCAGTCAAACATGTTCATTCGTGAGCTGAAAAATTGTTGCTTGGCATGGCACCTCAGGTGGTGGTGGTCTGTGAGATTTTGgataaagttccatttcatggTGTTTCTTCACTATCTCATAAGGCTAACTGAGGCTTGCAGCCATGACAGAATTCTAAGCTTTTGAGCTGAATCGTGTTATAACTTAGCCATGCTTTTCCCCTCTCAGAACCACCCTTTTCGTGATATTACCCTGTCactccctcttttctttttcttattagtCACTCCGCTCCGTTTTATATACAATGAGAATGTGGAAGTTCTCATCTGTCGATGTTGAAATATGTTTTCTCTCGAGCTAATTAGCTGTTGCTAGCACGACACTTAATCTGTTTATTGCAGCCATGCTGCGTTCAAAGCTTTTGTATTAATCGTGTTTTGCGTTGGTAAGATTTCTTTTTGTGACTTCAATGACCACCTTTTTAGTGAAAGTACACGACCTTCCACattgctatttttattattccCTCTGGTATAACTCAAAAAGCAATCAAAGGTGTTTTCTTTTTAGTTAGAGAACTGTTGCTTGGCATGCAACTCAGGTGGGTCTGTCAGACTTAAGAGGAAGTTCCATCTGATGGTGTATCTTCTCCGTCTCAGAAGGCTAACTGATGCTTGCAGCCACAACAAATTCCAATGCTTTTGAGCTGATTGTTGTTTGGGCTTTTGGCAATAAAATTTCCACTTctcttattgtttttttttctttttgctccATTCTATAAAACCACAAGAATatggatctttttttttttttggtgttagTTTTGTAAAACTTGTTCCCTCTAGCTGAAAAACTTGGTGTTGGCACGACACATCACGTGGGTATATgagatttaagaaaataatttcaaagcTTTTGAGCTAATTGTGTTTTGGCCTCACAAAGTTCTGTTTTTTCCTCACCGACCCACCCTTTTTCTGAAATTACAcataatttttcttgtttttatttttctatctgGTTTAACTCGAAATGGCAATCAAACATGTTCTCTCCTGGGCTGAAAAACTGTTTCTTGGCATGGCTTTTGACCtgattcccccccccccccctcagaACCACCCTTTTCGTGATATTATCCATGCGGAGCTCGTTTCTTGTTTTTATTACTCACTCTGTTCCGATTTATACACAATGAAGATTTGGAGGGTTTCATCTGTTGATGTTCAATCAAACATGTTATCTCTCGAGCTAAACAACTGTTGCTTGGCATGGCACTTCAGGTGGgtttataagactttaggaaaattccatttcTTCTCTGTCTCATAATCAATCTGTTGTTTGCAGCCATGCTGCGTTTCAAAGTTTTTGAGCTAATCGTGTTTTGGCGTCGGAAAAATTGTTTTTGTCACTATAACTACCTTTTTGGGGAAAGTACGCGACCTTCcacttttttgttcttttaactCTCTCTGGTATAACTCAAACTGCAATCAAACATGTTCTCTCTTGAGCTAGAAAACTGTGGCTTGGCATGGCAACTCAGGTGGGTATATCAGACATAAGAGGAAGTTCCATTTCATGGTATTCTCCACCTCATAAAGCTAACTATGCTTGCAGCCACGGCAAATTCCAATGCTTTTGATCTGATTCTTGTTTGGGATTTATGCAATGTTCATTTTCTTTCCCCCTTCACACCAAACCACCCTTTTTCATGAAATTACACACGGACTACCACTTCTCTTGTTCTTATTATTCTCCACACCAAACCACCCTTATCGTGAAAGTGCTCAACTGATAGGACACTTTCCGGTTTTATAGATTTTCTTCATTTGCATGCAGTGAGGAGGACCTACTTTGAACACGTGCATATCCTTCTCCATTGCGAGTATTTTCCAGTGGGTTTGGGATTCCTCTGAGTTCCCTTAATCAAATTGAATGCAGGCGATGGTTCATTCAAGCTCTAAGGTTACCTGATGTTTATACAGTGAAGGTATAAGATGTGATAAGTTTATCTTTTCTATTCTCTGTTTTCCTAACAACCACTATTTAATTTGCAGGTCCTTCAATTTTTTGTGTATCCAATTGTTTCAGTATACTTTCCTGGACAAAGAAACCTGAAAACTAACCTTTGGTTAGCATTTACTATATTGGATGCTTGCTTTTTACGGTGTTTTTGTTTTCCTTGACCTCCGTAATGCAGATATCAATTCAAGATTTGTTTCCAAAGGACCAATACATAAATTACTCAATAACATAACGACGAGTTTTGACAGTGCTTCTGAAAGTGAGCAGTGAAGTAAATCTCAGATATATCCATTGTTTTTGTTGAACCTAAACTGCCCTAGATCTTTATATGATTCGATTTTGGAGCGTTCAAAGACCTCTGTGGAATTTAAGGCGCGAGATCTTTTGatgacatatattatttattaaataattgttttggGGTTGGGAAACAAGTGTAAgtctttggatttttttttttgtataattgagtTTGTGTTAAGGCTTGTTTTGTGAGAATTAGTTTGGGTTGTtttctgaaaaaaatattttaaaacaccTAATCATTTTTGAAACTCTAATGTGGGTGATAAATAGGTTAAAACTGGCTAAACATCACTATTTATTACTAATTGTATAGGATTTCAATGTATTAAAAAGGAGCCCCTGTTTAATAAGAGCCCCTGACAGCCAAGGCCTTTGCGTTGCAATGTTCCCGTAGAACAAAATTATCTCTCACTTGCTTTGGGAGAACAGTACAAAACCACGTCTCTAGATTCTTTTGGTTGCAAAACACAACAGGCCAATGTTAACAAGGACATttcatacatatttattttactgATTAGagtgttgtatttctttattacaATGTGTTTGCTGCTTTTAAGACTGACAATTCTTCCAGTTTGAATTAACTCTCCTGATTTTTGCTTGCCGATCATTCCTGACCTGAATAAGAGCATGGGGAGTCAAAAGGAGTACACACGACGGAGAGTCAAAAGAAGGT harbors:
- the LOC104645681 gene encoding uncharacterized protein isoform X2; the protein is MEDFKAVELFVFWLRKIWRVSSVDVQSNMLSLELNNCCLAWHFRRWFIQALRLPDVYTVKSMGSQKEYTRRRVKRSLLRQLDHQLYPISESGPEWLAGVKGKLHCRKYLSWNSI
- the LOC104645681 gene encoding uncharacterized protein isoform X3 — protein: MIWRVSSVDVQSNMLSLELNNCCLAWHFRRWFIQALRLPDVYTVKSMGSQKEYTRRRVKRSLLRQLDHQLYPISESGPEWLAGVKGKLHCRKYLSWNSI